Below is a window of Bombus pyrosoma isolate SC7728 linkage group LG14, ASM1482585v1, whole genome shotgun sequence DNA.
TATGACTCAACATTCTAACTTGAGATTTATCTAGCCTAATGCCTTcgtgttaaatattatcaCCTATATTTGGTACACGCATATCtgcttaattattttgttctgattttaattttacacgaAGGTCTGTTAAAATCTGCTTTGTATAAAAAACATTCTCAATGTGTCTCGCCCTTTGCACCGTGCATACTAGATTTgaatacattaaaaaagtATCTAATACTTCTCTGGTATGCTTTTCGTTTATGGCGAAATATTTCTACTTATGTATCACTAGAGGGCAGTGTTGTTTTAAAGTTCGAGATTACGCTTGCGTACAATAAAATTGCCCGATACTGTCTCTTCCTTTTCCGCTTGGATCTACTAAAGGttcgttcgaattttatatttcactttaATACCCGTAATATCTAGATTAATCCTTGAAAATGAAGTTGTTTTTACAATTGCTCTGAAATCGATGTCCTTtgacgatataatttattatcatatgaACGAACCTTCCTGCtaagaaacgaatatatatttcagaaGCAAAATGGTACAGCGACTAACCTACCGACGTCGATTGTCATACAATACAAAGAGTAACAGGAGACGCGTGTAAGTATCTgcttgttttttaaatataactagTATATTATTGCGTTAAACatgttattgtattatatttacgttgtaaaaaatttcctatagaacttctaaaaatataaacattcgATCATTTGAGGTTATGTTTTGGTTTACTTTTACACGTGAAATTCACATGTGCCCTATTTAAAGTCACATAATTGTGTTTTcatcgaatataaaataacattttcctttaattataCGCTACTTCAATCAAttcattaaaaacaaaatatttcactacGCAACAAATAGATAGTGTTTCACTATCAAATTGTGTCTGAGAAATAGTGACagtattacaaatttacaGTGTGCGTACTCCTGGAGGAAAATTAGTATATCAATATCTTAAGAAACcgaagaaaattccaagatGTGGTCAATGCAAAGACAAATTGAGGGGTATTCAACCAGCCAGACCTATGGAAAGGTCGCGAATGTGCAGACGGAAAAAGACTGTTAAACGTGTATATGGTGGTGTTCTTTGTCACAAATGCGTCAAAGAAAGGTATAATTTGATTTCCTTTATTTACGTGAGATAACtatctgaaaatattcgttattcTTCTGGACCTTTGTTTGTAGAATTGTTCGTGCGTTCCTTATAGAAGAACAGAAGATTGTCATAAA
It encodes the following:
- the LOC122574702 gene encoding 60S ribosomal protein L34-like — encoded protein: MVQRLTYRRRLSYNTKSNRRRVVRTPGGKLVYQYLKKPKKIPRCGQCKDKLRGIQPARPMERSRMCRRKKTVKRVYGGVLCHKCVKERIVRAFLIEEQKIVIKVMKTHAFAKLKKAEK